One Paenibacillus riograndensis SBR5 DNA segment encodes these proteins:
- a CDS encoding glutathione peroxidase has translation MSIYSFAGVKPSGAEVPFKDYEGKVLLIANTASKCGLTPQYGDLQKLYEQYGDKGLVVLGFPCNQFAGQEPGTSEEAEEFCQINYGVTFPIFAKVDVNGPDASLLFQYLKGQQPGEGGSSDIQWNFTKFLVDRSGNVVARVEPKESPESMKEQIEALL, from the coding sequence ATGTCTATTTACAGTTTTGCAGGCGTGAAGCCTTCGGGTGCAGAGGTGCCTTTCAAGGATTATGAAGGCAAGGTGCTGCTGATTGCCAACACGGCCAGCAAATGCGGACTTACACCACAGTACGGGGATTTGCAGAAGCTGTATGAGCAGTACGGCGACAAGGGACTTGTGGTATTGGGTTTTCCCTGCAACCAGTTTGCCGGACAGGAGCCGGGCACCAGTGAAGAAGCAGAGGAGTTCTGCCAGATTAATTATGGCGTTACGTTCCCCATTTTTGCCAAAGTGGATGTGAACGGGCCGGATGCCAGTCTGCTTTTTCAATACTTGAAGGGCCAGCAGCCGGGAGAAGGCGGGAGCAGTGACATTCAGTGGAACTTCACGAAGTTCCTCGTCGACCGGAGCGGCAACGTGGTAGCCCGTGTGGAACCAAAGGAATCACCTGAAAGCATGAAGGAACAGATAGAAGCATTGCTTTAG
- a CDS encoding molybdopterin-containing oxidoreductase family protein encodes MSYSGDGVFPAVCPLDCPDTCGLLVHKQNGKIIKVEGNPEHPVTKGAICNKVRHMAERVHHPERLLQPLRRTGPKGSGSFTPISWEEAIGEITGRFKELSADYGPESILPYSFYGNMGVLSVDGMDRRFFNALGASRLEQSICNAAGSAGWKYTMGFNGGTSPEDTVNADLIIVWGGNIVSTSMHQVVYAEQARKRGAKVVVIDVHRNRTAQWADWFLPLYPGTDTALALGLMHILFRDGMTDDAFLERYTIGHEELRSHVLAYPPERVAEITGIAAADIEKLAKLYGEAKVSHIHIGNGLQHHDNGGMNVRTIACLPALTGAWLKTGGGAIKGNGGYSSTNDRALTRPDLRPNRRTRTINMNRIGEALELKEQPVMGMFVYCSNPVVVAPDAERVRKGFAREDLFTVVHDLFMTDTALYADIVLPATSTFENVDLYTSYWHHYIQLQEPVLDAPGECKSNVEVFSLLGKAMGLDAEAFSESPYDMIRQALDYPRNPYLNGVTLERLTAERFVKLDMSPQADYLDNLPTPSGKIELYSKAMELAGLPPLPTYTPLKEGYDGQQRPQPGTAYPLMFVSPPNHNFLNSTFSNVEKHQRMEKRPTLQIHPEDAAVRGIGEGDGLTVYNGRGSIELWAMVTDKMLPGTVISQGLWWEGKGHKQRVNVLTPDRLADMGNGATFFSTTVEVKRREETQSNGESVGFK; translated from the coding sequence ATGAGTTACAGCGGAGATGGGGTTTTCCCGGCGGTATGCCCGCTGGATTGCCCCGACACATGCGGACTTCTAGTGCATAAGCAGAATGGCAAAATCATTAAAGTGGAGGGCAACCCCGAGCATCCGGTGACTAAAGGGGCGATCTGCAACAAGGTGCGGCATATGGCCGAACGGGTGCATCATCCCGAGCGGCTGCTGCAGCCCCTTCGCCGTACAGGGCCGAAGGGAAGCGGTTCTTTCACGCCGATCAGCTGGGAAGAGGCCATAGGCGAAATTACCGGGCGTTTTAAGGAGCTGTCGGCGGATTACGGGCCGGAGAGCATCCTTCCCTACAGTTTCTACGGAAATATGGGGGTGCTCAGCGTTGACGGGATGGACCGGCGGTTTTTTAATGCGCTTGGTGCAAGCCGTTTGGAGCAGAGCATCTGCAACGCTGCCGGCAGCGCAGGCTGGAAATATACAATGGGCTTCAACGGCGGGACCAGCCCTGAGGATACGGTGAACGCCGACCTGATCATCGTCTGGGGCGGCAATATTGTCAGCACGAGCATGCATCAGGTCGTCTATGCCGAGCAGGCCCGCAAACGGGGGGCGAAGGTAGTTGTAATCGATGTGCACCGCAACCGCACGGCCCAGTGGGCGGACTGGTTCCTGCCGCTGTATCCCGGCACGGATACAGCGCTCGCGCTCGGGCTGATGCATATCCTGTTCCGTGACGGAATGACGGATGACGCTTTTCTTGAGCGTTATACAATCGGCCATGAGGAATTACGCAGCCATGTGCTCGCCTACCCGCCCGAGCGGGTCGCGGAGATCACAGGCATTGCGGCAGCGGATATCGAGAAGCTGGCCAAGCTGTATGGGGAAGCCAAGGTCTCGCATATCCACATCGGCAACGGCCTCCAGCATCACGATAACGGCGGCATGAATGTGCGCACGATCGCCTGTCTTCCGGCACTTACCGGTGCCTGGCTGAAGACCGGCGGCGGAGCGATCAAGGGGAACGGCGGCTATAGCTCCACGAATGACCGGGCACTGACCCGCCCTGATCTGCGCCCGAACCGCCGGACACGTACAATTAATATGAACCGGATCGGTGAAGCGCTGGAGCTGAAGGAGCAGCCGGTGATGGGGATGTTCGTCTACTGCAGCAATCCTGTGGTGGTAGCCCCCGATGCGGAGCGGGTACGCAAGGGATTTGCCCGCGAGGATTTGTTCACGGTTGTGCATGATCTGTTCATGACCGACACGGCTCTCTATGCCGACATCGTGCTGCCGGCAACATCCACGTTTGAGAATGTGGATCTGTATACTTCCTATTGGCATCACTATATCCAGCTTCAGGAGCCTGTGCTGGATGCGCCCGGGGAATGCAAGAGCAATGTGGAGGTCTTCTCGCTGCTTGGCAAGGCGATGGGCTTGGATGCGGAGGCGTTCAGCGAGTCCCCATATGATATGATCCGTCAGGCGCTGGATTATCCGCGCAACCCTTATCTGAACGGGGTAACGCTGGAGCGGCTGACAGCCGAGCGGTTCGTGAAGCTGGATATGTCGCCGCAAGCGGATTATCTGGACAACCTGCCGACTCCCTCCGGCAAAATCGAGCTGTATTCAAAAGCTATGGAGCTGGCAGGACTGCCGCCACTGCCGACATACACGCCGCTTAAGGAAGGCTATGACGGTCAGCAGCGGCCGCAGCCTGGAACGGCGTACCCGCTCATGTTCGTTTCACCGCCGAACCATAATTTCCTGAACTCCACCTTCTCCAATGTGGAGAAGCACCAGCGGATGGAGAAGCGGCCGACACTGCAGATTCACCCCGAAGATGCTGCGGTGAGGGGAATCGGGGAAGGCGACGGGCTCACCGTATATAACGGCAGAGGCAGTATCGAGCTGTGGGCGATGGTAACGGACAAGATGCTGCCCGGCACTGTCATCAGCCAAGGTCTGTGGTGGGAAGGCAAAGGACACAAACAGAGAGTCAATGTGTTGACGCCGGACCGGCTCGCCGATATGGGGAACGGGGCGACTTTTTTCTCAACTACTGTAGAAGTGAAGCGTAGGGAAGAAACACAGTCCAACGGAGAATCTGTTGGGTTTAAATGA
- a CDS encoding FAD-dependent oxidoreductase codes for MKVAVIGCTHAGTAAIVNTAQLYPEAEITVYERNDNISFLSCGIALYVGGVIKDPQGLFYSSPEKLAELGVKTNMRHEVTRIDTDRKTLRARNLATGQEFDDSYDKLIMTTGSWPIVPKLEGMELDGILLSKNYSHSNTIIERAQQVDRITVVGAGYIGVELVEAFQMNGKQVTLIDGEDRILSKYLDEEFTAPIQKSLEDHGITLALGEKVSSFAGENGKVTKVITSKGEHETDLVILCIGFRPNTELLKGKVDMLPNGAIIVNDYMQTSLPDIYAAGDSCAIHYNPTGKNAYIPLATNAVRMGTLVARNLVSPTIAYMGTQGTSGIKIYEDNIAGTGLTEDAAKAEGMDIESVLLTDNYRPEFMPTFEQVQLKVVYDRLTRRILGAQIMSKMDLTQSINTVSVCIQNKMTVDQLAFIDFFFQPNYNKPWNFLNSAGLQALPATVPHKETVTV; via the coding sequence ATGAAAGTAGCAGTCATTGGATGTACCCATGCCGGAACCGCCGCAATTGTTAACACCGCCCAGCTTTATCCTGAAGCCGAGATTACAGTATATGAACGCAATGATAATATTTCTTTCCTGTCGTGCGGGATCGCGCTTTATGTAGGGGGAGTAATCAAGGACCCGCAGGGGCTGTTCTATTCTTCGCCGGAAAAGCTGGCTGAGCTTGGTGTCAAGACGAACATGCGCCATGAAGTTACCCGGATCGATACGGACCGCAAAACCCTGCGTGCCCGCAATCTGGCAACAGGCCAGGAATTCGATGACTCCTATGACAAGCTGATTATGACCACCGGCTCATGGCCAATTGTTCCGAAGCTGGAGGGCATGGAGCTTGACGGTATCCTCCTGTCGAAGAACTACAGCCATTCCAACACCATCATCGAAAGAGCACAGCAGGTGGACAGAATCACTGTTGTCGGCGCCGGATATATCGGAGTCGAGCTGGTAGAAGCTTTTCAAATGAACGGCAAGCAGGTTACGCTGATCGATGGCGAGGATCGTATCCTGAGCAAATACCTGGATGAAGAATTCACTGCACCTATTCAAAAATCACTGGAGGATCACGGAATCACTCTGGCGCTTGGCGAGAAGGTCAGCTCTTTTGCAGGAGAGAACGGTAAAGTAACCAAGGTCATTACCAGCAAAGGCGAGCATGAGACAGACCTGGTGATCCTCTGCATCGGATTCCGTCCGAATACCGAGCTGCTGAAGGGCAAAGTGGATATGCTTCCTAACGGTGCAATTATCGTCAACGACTACATGCAGACCAGCCTTCCGGATATCTATGCTGCGGGCGACAGCTGCGCAATTCACTATAATCCGACCGGCAAAAATGCTTACATCCCCCTGGCAACCAACGCAGTGCGCATGGGAACGCTGGTAGCCCGGAATCTGGTGTCACCAACCATTGCCTACATGGGCACACAGGGCACTTCGGGGATCAAAATTTATGAAGACAATATCGCCGGAACCGGGCTGACGGAAGATGCGGCCAAAGCGGAAGGCATGGATATTGAAAGTGTCCTGCTGACCGACAACTACCGTCCTGAATTTATGCCAACCTTTGAGCAGGTGCAGTTAAAGGTGGTATATGACCGCCTGACCCGCCGCATACTCGGCGCTCAGATTATGTCCAAGATGGATCTGACGCAGTCGATCAATACCGTGTCGGTATGCATACAAAATAAAATGACAGTAGACCAGCTGGCATTTATCGATTTCTTCTTCCAGCCGAATTACAACAAACCATGGAATTTCCTGAATAGCGCAGGCCTTCAGGCCTTACCCGCAACAGTTCCCCATAAAGAAACTGTAACGGTCTAA
- a CDS encoding GNAT family N-acetyltransferase, whose amino-acid sequence MPQLNWDALTIRPSEIRDVRELIVLDNMIWTEDTSPGPLMWRSREDYLMHAPPGSQLVALKDGELCGYVGFGCPSGMESNRHVCEVNIAVHPKFQRMGIGGQLIEAIKSHAAENRIRKLRLRVLSCNEPALAFYRKCGFVEEGRLREEFFLGGRYVDEVFMSCMLTGGKEDGSHLA is encoded by the coding sequence ATGCCACAACTGAACTGGGATGCCTTAACGATCCGGCCCTCGGAAATCAGGGATGTCCGGGAGCTGATCGTACTTGATAATATGATCTGGACTGAGGATACATCACCCGGTCCGTTAATGTGGCGCTCACGGGAAGATTATCTAATGCATGCCCCTCCCGGTTCTCAGCTGGTCGCTCTGAAGGATGGTGAACTGTGCGGGTATGTCGGCTTTGGCTGTCCCAGCGGGATGGAGAGCAACCGTCATGTATGTGAGGTCAACATCGCGGTTCACCCGAAGTTTCAGCGAATGGGCATCGGCGGACAGCTGATCGAAGCGATCAAAAGCCATGCGGCGGAGAACCGTATCCGCAAACTGCGGCTGCGTGTGCTGTCCTGCAACGAACCTGCGCTTGCATTCTACCGCAAATGCGGCTTTGTGGAAGAGGGCCGTCTGCGTGAGGAGTTTTTTCTTGGCGGGCGCTACGTAGATGAGGTATTTATGAGCTGCATGCTGACAGGAGGGAAAGAGGATGGAAGTCATCTCGCTTAA
- a CDS encoding formate--tetrahydrofolate ligase: protein MRLITEVASAAGIHEEHLELYGKYKSKLSPSLWDELKHNQDGKLVLVTAMNPTPAGEGKTLTTIGLSQALNAAGVKTVAALREPSLGPTLGMKGGATGGGKAQIVPADEINLHFTGDIHAVTSAHNLLSAMIDNHLFQGNLLGLDPQRIVWKRVMDMNDRSLRSIVTGLGDGNGTVRESGFQITTASEIMAVLCLCDGLADLKKRLSRMLVGYDQSGQPVTAKDIGAVEAMTALLKEAVKPNLVQTLEGTPVIVHGGPFANIAHGCSSVIGTRYALKLGDVVVTEAGFGADLGAEKFMDIKCRQAGLTPAAAVLVVTVKSLKYNGGVRKDELHQTNQAALLSGISNMERHIENLGKFGVPVLVALNHFEGDAPSEINDVLEACRRLGVPAAVSRVWAEGGAGGLELAMELKKLLEQGEGQPAAFAPLYEDNLDIPAKIKKIVTEIYRGAEVAFSPAAKRSLGMIEKLGLHQLQVCMAKTPYSFSDQPRLLGAPEGFTMGVRDITLSLGAGFAVVITGNIVTMPGLPAQPAAEGIQVDLDGVINGLE from the coding sequence ATGAGGTTAATTACAGAGGTGGCATCGGCAGCAGGAATTCATGAGGAGCATCTGGAGCTGTACGGCAAATATAAAAGCAAGCTGTCGCCATCCCTTTGGGATGAGCTTAAGCACAATCAGGACGGAAAGCTGGTGCTGGTCACCGCGATGAATCCGACTCCGGCCGGCGAAGGCAAAACGCTGACGACCATCGGACTGTCCCAGGCGCTGAATGCAGCGGGGGTTAAGACCGTAGCGGCGCTGCGCGAGCCTTCGCTTGGTCCGACCTTAGGAATGAAAGGCGGAGCCACTGGCGGTGGCAAGGCGCAGATTGTTCCGGCGGATGAGATCAACCTGCATTTTACAGGCGATATACATGCGGTAACTTCGGCGCATAATCTGCTGTCGGCCATGATCGACAATCATCTTTTTCAGGGCAACCTTCTCGGATTGGACCCTCAGCGCATTGTTTGGAAACGTGTAATGGATATGAATGACCGCAGCCTGCGCAGCATTGTGACGGGTCTCGGCGATGGCAACGGTACGGTGCGGGAGAGCGGTTTCCAGATTACAACTGCCTCCGAGATTATGGCGGTGCTGTGCCTGTGCGACGGTCTTGCCGATCTCAAAAAACGCCTCAGCCGCATGCTGGTCGGATATGACCAGTCGGGCCAGCCGGTCACGGCAAAGGATATCGGGGCAGTGGAAGCCATGACTGCGCTGCTGAAGGAAGCTGTGAAGCCCAATCTGGTGCAGACACTGGAGGGGACACCGGTAATTGTGCATGGCGGGCCTTTTGCTAATATCGCCCATGGCTGCAGCAGTGTAATCGGTACCCGTTATGCGCTGAAGCTGGGTGATGTGGTGGTGACGGAAGCAGGCTTCGGGGCGGATCTCGGCGCAGAGAAGTTCATGGATATCAAATGCCGTCAAGCCGGGCTTACTCCCGCCGCTGCCGTGCTGGTGGTGACCGTGAAATCGCTGAAATACAACGGCGGTGTGCGCAAAGATGAGTTGCATCAGACGAACCAGGCCGCCCTGCTCTCCGGCATTTCCAACATGGAGCGCCATATTGAGAATTTGGGCAAATTCGGCGTTCCGGTGCTGGTGGCGCTTAATCACTTCGAAGGAGATGCCCCCTCGGAGATTAACGATGTCCTGGAGGCCTGCCGCCGTCTCGGCGTACCCGCAGCCGTTTCCAGGGTATGGGCGGAAGGCGGCGCCGGAGGGCTGGAGCTTGCCATGGAGCTGAAGAAGCTCTTGGAGCAGGGAGAAGGCCAACCCGCGGCATTTGCTCCCTTGTATGAGGACAATCTGGACATCCCGGCCAAAATCAAAAAAATCGTCACCGAAATTTACCGTGGCGCTGAGGTGGCCTTCTCGCCGGCAGCAAAGCGCAGCCTGGGCATGATTGAGAAGCTTGGCCTCCACCAGCTTCAGGTCTGCATGGCTAAGACTCCGTACTCCTTCTCGGACCAGCCAAGACTGCTGGGAGCCCCCGAGGGCTTCACTATGGGTGTCCGCGATATTACGTTGTCGCTGGGCGCAGGCTTCGCTGTAGTCATCACCGGCAATATCGTTACGATGCCTGGACTCCCGGCCCAACCGGCGGCAGAAGGCATTCAGGTAGACCTGGACGGTGTCATTAACGGTTTAGAGTAA
- a CDS encoding MFS transporter, which translates to MKFLQAYPKEIKVFLIASLINATGSALMWPLVTMYVFDELGRSMKDAGLVLLIQALGGIAGQLLGGSLYHKVGVNRLIVGALALTALSLFSIPAASSNWHLFIVLMGLFGLFNSLSLPAIQAFVGFRFAEQRAELFNIIYVCNNIGVALGTSLSGFLGNYMLSFVLNGVTSAVFAVFFFFYLRKVGTASPHEQTRKKQPQPAQSGWRLMGQIRIYLFMSVGSMFLLIGNSIWNTGVSPFIISEGWPKQTYGFLWTLNGILIFAAQPLVSLIKRWFAATSTAQMTASAVFYLSGYAVILLMPSYAGLFLAMLLATLGEMLISPAMPSFISDHADRNAPFYLGLSGGIGAVGRVVGPYLMGVQFDNGGLAPTGWLACGMAVLSVGFFGLHAYMNRTARTLGRNAA; encoded by the coding sequence ATGAAGTTTTTGCAAGCCTATCCTAAAGAAATCAAAGTATTTCTGATTGCCAGCTTGATTAACGCAACCGGCAGTGCGCTGATGTGGCCGCTCGTGACCATGTACGTATTCGATGAGCTGGGACGGAGTATGAAGGATGCCGGCCTCGTCCTGTTAATTCAGGCTCTCGGGGGGATTGCCGGCCAGCTGCTGGGCGGTTCGCTGTATCACAAGGTCGGTGTCAACCGGCTGATTGTAGGGGCCTTGGCCCTAACGGCCTTGTCCTTGTTCTCCATTCCGGCGGCAAGCAGCAACTGGCATTTATTTATCGTTTTGATGGGATTGTTCGGATTGTTCAATTCGCTGTCGCTGCCGGCGATCCAGGCATTTGTCGGATTCCGGTTTGCCGAGCAGCGTGCGGAGCTGTTTAACATCATTTATGTTTGCAATAATATAGGGGTAGCACTGGGAACATCGCTGAGCGGGTTTTTGGGCAATTATATGCTGAGCTTTGTGCTGAACGGTGTGACTTCGGCTGTGTTTGCCGTCTTTTTCTTTTTTTATCTGCGCAAAGTAGGGACAGCCTCACCTCACGAACAGACCCGGAAAAAGCAGCCGCAGCCCGCACAATCCGGCTGGAGGCTTATGGGTCAGATAAGGATCTATCTATTCATGTCTGTCGGTTCCATGTTTCTGCTGATCGGCAATTCAATCTGGAACACCGGCGTGTCGCCGTTTATTATCTCCGAAGGCTGGCCTAAGCAGACTTACGGGTTTCTGTGGACGCTGAACGGGATTCTGATCTTTGCCGCGCAGCCGCTGGTCAGTCTGATCAAACGCTGGTTTGCAGCGACCTCAACGGCGCAAATGACGGCCAGTGCCGTGTTTTATTTGAGCGGTTATGCGGTGATTCTGCTCATGCCGAGCTATGCCGGCCTGTTTCTGGCGATGCTGCTGGCGACGCTGGGGGAGATGCTGATCTCCCCGGCAATGCCGTCATTTATTTCGGACCATGCAGACCGCAATGCGCCGTTCTATCTGGGGCTGAGCGGCGGCATCGGCGCAGTCGGCAGAGTGGTCGGGCCTTATCTGATGGGCGTCCAGTTCGACAATGGAGGTCTTGCGCCGACGGGGTGGCTGGCTTGCGGGATGGCTGTGCTGTCGGTGGGATTCTTTGGATTACATGCATACATGAACCGCACCGCCCGTACACTGGGACGAAATGCGGCATAA
- a CDS encoding formate/nitrite transporter family protein: protein MAYNKPQGIAEVTVENGIKKAHNPLSTVLILGFLGGAFIALGFLLDIRVIAGAPKEWGSIANFIGASVFPVGLIMVLLAGGELLTGNMMAVPLAFMSKKISFWETIKNLVLITISNFAGALFVAYFFGHVVGLTADGVYLDKLVDMAGHKIDATFLQAFVSGIGCNWLVALAVWLSYGADNFSGKILGIWFPTMAFVAIGFQHVVANMFLIPAAIFEGHFTWSQYFSNFVPVWLGNLTGGAIFVAFAYWMAYLRKAPAAVQPVEGISAAGVKKHA from the coding sequence ATGGCTTATAACAAACCGCAGGGGATTGCCGAAGTCACGGTGGAGAACGGAATTAAGAAAGCACATAATCCGCTCAGCACTGTACTTATTCTTGGCTTCTTGGGGGGAGCGTTTATCGCGCTCGGATTTTTGCTGGACATTCGCGTAATTGCAGGCGCACCGAAGGAATGGGGCTCCATTGCGAATTTTATCGGGGCTTCCGTATTCCCGGTAGGTCTGATCATGGTGCTGCTGGCCGGAGGGGAACTGCTGACAGGCAATATGATGGCGGTGCCGCTGGCATTTATGTCCAAGAAGATTTCATTCTGGGAAACGATTAAGAACCTGGTGCTGATTACCATCAGTAACTTCGCAGGCGCCTTGTTCGTCGCATATTTCTTCGGCCACGTTGTCGGCCTCACCGCAGACGGCGTGTATCTGGATAAACTGGTGGATATGGCCGGACACAAGATCGATGCCACCTTTTTGCAGGCGTTTGTTTCCGGTATCGGTTGTAACTGGCTCGTTGCTCTGGCCGTATGGCTCTCTTACGGAGCGGATAACTTCAGCGGTAAAATCCTCGGAATCTGGTTTCCGACCATGGCCTTTGTAGCCATCGGCTTCCAGCACGTTGTAGCCAACATGTTCCTTATCCCTGCTGCCATATTTGAAGGACATTTCACCTGGTCCCAGTACTTCAGCAATTTTGTCCCGGTCTGGCTCGGGAACCTCACAGGCGGTGCAATCTTCGTGGCATTCGCTTACTGGATGGCTTACCTGCGCAAAGCGCCGGCGGCTGTTCAACCGGTGGAAGGCATTTCTGCTGCCGGTGTAAAAAAACACGCATAA
- a CDS encoding LLM class flavin-dependent oxidoreductase — MMKLSILDQSPVSEGSTPAEALAETASLAIEADRLGYHRFWVSEHHAARGLAGSSPEVLMAHLAAVTSRIRIGSGAVLLPHYSAYKVAENFRVLEALYPGRIDLGLGRAAGGGALAARALQENRTGGSAELYELQIQDLLSYLYGAPDQSHRFAGLETSPQISTAPELWLLGSSRESAALAARLGTGYAYARFINSAGGSMAVRSFRSSFRPSPAASAPQALVSVFAVCAETSAEADRLAASMDLSLVQLEKGHVSTGTPSVETALGYKYTPYDRFRIEDNRRRMVLGSPDEVRRQFTALMEEYQCEEIMFATLMHRYEDKLRSLRLIAEVCGLRGGAGVN, encoded by the coding sequence ATGATGAAATTAAGCATACTGGATCAATCGCCGGTCTCGGAGGGCAGCACGCCGGCGGAGGCTTTGGCTGAAACCGCAAGTCTAGCCATAGAGGCGGACCGGCTGGGCTATCACCGCTTCTGGGTCTCCGAGCATCATGCGGCACGCGGGCTGGCCGGTTCGAGCCCTGAGGTGCTTATGGCACATCTGGCTGCGGTAACCTCAAGAATCCGCATCGGTTCGGGAGCTGTGCTGCTTCCCCATTACAGCGCGTATAAAGTGGCCGAGAACTTTCGCGTTCTCGAAGCCCTGTACCCCGGCCGGATCGATCTTGGGCTGGGCAGAGCTGCAGGAGGCGGGGCGCTCGCCGCAAGAGCGCTCCAGGAGAACCGGACCGGCGGCAGCGCTGAGCTGTACGAATTGCAGATTCAAGATCTGCTCAGCTATCTGTATGGCGCTCCGGATCAGTCGCACCGTTTTGCCGGGCTGGAGACCAGCCCGCAGATCAGCACTGCGCCGGAGCTCTGGCTGCTCGGGTCCAGCAGGGAAAGTGCTGCCCTTGCCGCCAGACTGGGGACCGGCTATGCATACGCCAGGTTTATTAACAGTGCAGGGGGCAGCATGGCGGTCCGCTCTTTCCGGAGCAGCTTCCGCCCGTCTCCTGCAGCTTCTGCGCCCCAGGCGCTGGTATCGGTGTTTGCCGTATGCGCCGAGACTTCCGCAGAAGCGGACCGGCTGGCTGCCAGTATGGATTTGTCCCTGGTTCAGCTGGAGAAGGGCCATGTCTCGACAGGCACGCCTTCTGTGGAGACGGCACTGGGCTACAAGTATACGCCGTATGACCGGTTCCGGATCGAGGATAACCGCCGGCGAATGGTACTTGGATCACCGGACGAAGTGCGGCGGCAGTTTACAGCGCTCATGGAGGAATACCAGTGTGAGGAAATTATGTTCGCTACGCTTATGCACCGCTATGAGGACAAGCTGAGATCCTTGCGGCTGATAGCCGAAGTCTGCGGATTGCGCGGAGGGGCCGGGGTGAATTAG
- a CDS encoding DUF3243 domain-containing protein: protein MSEHNHVVNKDGNVTMAKVSDALDRIEPEQKDVILKNFEDFRSYLRKRIQLAQKIGLGEEQLAAAAEKIADYLAAHEEPRNSEEKLLLELWKVGSKEERQRLAHMLVKLARN, encoded by the coding sequence ATGTCCGAACATAATCATGTGGTGAACAAGGATGGAAATGTGACGATGGCTAAAGTGAGTGACGCCCTTGACCGGATAGAGCCCGAACAAAAAGACGTTATCCTGAAGAATTTCGAAGATTTCAGATCTTATCTCAGAAAGCGTATCCAATTGGCGCAAAAAATTGGGTTGGGCGAAGAACAGCTGGCCGCAGCGGCGGAGAAAATCGCCGACTATTTGGCCGCGCATGAGGAACCTCGCAACAGCGAGGAGAAGCTGCTGCTGGAGCTGTGGAAGGTCGGCAGCAAGGAAGAGCGCCAACGGCTGGCGCATATGCTGGTTAAGCTGGCCCGGAATTGA